The Actinomycetota bacterium genome window below encodes:
- a CDS encoding enoyl-CoA hydratase, with protein MGYQTILVERRGAVELVTMNRPEVRNAQNAALLTELDEALHAADRDPEVNVIVIAGAGPHFSAGHDLKAYVGEAATDEWHEKRKTPEGKFEHERKMYFDKSMAIRDLTTPTIAMVQGKCIAGGLMVACMCDLIVAADDAVFQNPVLRMTGAGVETLVEFADLGPRKAKEFLWTGDEIDAAEAHRLGLINRVVPLAKLEEETLALAERIAKMPPVTVQNVKRSVNHAMDLAGYRNALEYHFMIHQFQHNTKTSLDALWERQQKGSMKELLRDRDADFEK; from the coding sequence ATGGGCTACCAGACGATCCTCGTCGAGCGCCGCGGTGCGGTTGAGCTCGTCACCATGAACCGGCCCGAGGTACGCAACGCACAGAACGCCGCCCTCCTCACCGAGCTGGACGAGGCGCTCCACGCCGCCGACCGCGATCCCGAGGTCAACGTCATCGTGATCGCCGGCGCCGGGCCTCACTTCTCTGCCGGGCACGACCTCAAGGCCTACGTCGGCGAGGCCGCGACCGACGAGTGGCACGAGAAACGGAAAACCCCCGAAGGCAAGTTCGAGCACGAGCGCAAGATGTACTTCGACAAGTCGATGGCGATCCGCGACCTCACGACGCCGACGATCGCGATGGTGCAGGGCAAGTGCATCGCCGGCGGCCTGATGGTCGCGTGCATGTGCGACCTGATCGTCGCCGCGGACGACGCCGTCTTCCAGAACCCGGTCCTGCGAATGACCGGCGCAGGCGTCGAGACGCTGGTCGAGTTCGCCGATCTCGGCCCGCGCAAAGCCAAGGAGTTCCTCTGGACCGGCGACGAGATCGACGCCGCGGAGGCCCACCGTCTCGGGCTCATCAACCGGGTCGTGCCGCTCGCCAAGCTGGAAGAAGAAACCCTCGCGCTCGCCGAGCGCATCGCGAAGATGCCGCCGGTCACCGTCCAGAACGTCAAGCGCTCGGTGAATCACGCGATGGATCTCGCCGGGTACCGCAACGCGCTCGAGTACCACTTCATGATCCACCAGTTCCAGCACAACACGAAGACGTCGCTCGACGCGCTTTGGGAACGCCAGCAGAAGGGCTCCATGAAGGAGCTTCTCCGCGATCGCGACGCCGACTTCGAGAAGTAG
- a CDS encoding CoA transferase, whose protein sequence is MGPGALDDIRVLDLGTRIGAPFAATLLGELGADVIKIEQPGTGDFLRSIPPFDGDVSLFWAVEGRGKRSVTIDLSKPKGQELVRALVTHADVLVENFQPGTLERWNLAPDDLRALNPRLIVSRVSVYGQDGPYRDRPGLDRNGIALGGLLGITGFPDSPPVRPGVIIADYLTALFNTIGILAALAERVRSGEGQQVELALYESVLRVMEWTVAAHDRLGIVRERTGNRLPNSAPLDNYPTSDGRYVCIAAAGEVLFPRLCAAMGRADLTSDPRFATLADRAANADAINEIVAEWCLARPLDDIERTLIEHQVPVTGVYGIDEIVADPQVQARGAVIDVKDPVLGAVRQQAPVPRLDRTPLRVTHGAPRLGQHTEEVLRALLGLGDQEIDALRAEGVI, encoded by the coding sequence ATGGGGCCGGGCGCGCTCGACGACATCCGCGTCCTCGACCTCGGCACCCGCATAGGCGCACCGTTCGCCGCGACGCTGCTCGGCGAGCTCGGCGCCGACGTGATCAAGATCGAGCAGCCGGGAACCGGCGACTTCTTACGGTCGATCCCACCGTTCGACGGCGACGTGTCGCTGTTCTGGGCGGTTGAAGGACGCGGGAAACGCTCGGTCACGATCGATCTTTCCAAGCCGAAGGGGCAGGAGCTCGTGCGGGCGCTGGTCACGCATGCGGACGTGCTCGTGGAGAACTTCCAGCCGGGGACGCTCGAGCGGTGGAACCTCGCGCCGGACGACCTGCGGGCGCTGAATCCGAGATTGATCGTGAGCAGGGTCAGCGTGTACGGACAGGACGGCCCGTACCGCGACCGCCCCGGGCTCGACCGCAACGGGATCGCGCTCGGCGGTCTCCTCGGCATAACCGGCTTCCCCGATTCCCCGCCGGTCCGCCCCGGCGTCATCATCGCCGACTACCTCACGGCGCTCTTCAACACGATCGGGATCCTCGCGGCGCTCGCCGAACGGGTGCGCAGCGGCGAGGGACAGCAGGTGGAGCTCGCCCTCTACGAGAGCGTGCTGCGGGTCATGGAGTGGACCGTTGCCGCGCACGACCGGCTCGGGATCGTCCGGGAGCGAACGGGGAACCGGCTGCCGAACTCCGCGCCGCTCGACAACTACCCCACCTCAGACGGCCGATACGTGTGCATCGCGGCCGCCGGCGAGGTGCTCTTCCCGCGGCTGTGCGCGGCGATGGGACGAGCGGACCTTACGAGCGATCCCCGTTTCGCGACGCTCGCGGATCGCGCGGCGAACGCCGACGCGATCAACGAGATCGTCGCGGAATGGTGCCTTGCGCGACCCCTGGACGACATCGAGCGAACGCTCATCGAGCACCAGGTCCCGGTCACGGGCGTCTATGGGATAGACGAGATCGTCGCCGATCCCCAGGTTCAGGCTCGCGGCGCCGTGATCGACGTCAAGGATCCCGTGCTCGGCGCGGTTCGTCAGCAGGCGCCGGTGCCGCGGCTCGACCGCACGCCGCTCCGCGTCACGCACGGCGCGCCTCGCCTCGGCCAACACACCGAAGAGGTCCTCCGCGCTCTCCTCGGTCTCGGCGACCAGGAGATCGACGCCCTGCGAGCCGAAGGCGTGATCTAA